The following proteins come from a genomic window of Gossypium raimondii isolate GPD5lz chromosome 5, ASM2569854v1, whole genome shotgun sequence:
- the LOC105769849 gene encoding uncharacterized protein LOC105769849 — protein sequence MAVDDSFKKPGAVPFKWEIRPGVPKLQQRELSSHKEKQQKQRQPPPPLPPPASPFINQRSFPTPPPGIQPKVQKLKPPPAGSYYILSPEPRSHSFRSTPRTRSGSFRFDQPARLRPECVQTGCFPSPLLRRKGSKRRTQKLEPEPDYVSDLETRSRWSVSSRRSVSPFYSSPASSFSSFRSSPRPVADVEWAGFGFF from the coding sequence atgGCGGTCGATGATTCCTTCAAAAAACCTGGAGCTgttccttttaagtgggagaTCCGACCCGGTGTTCCGAAGCTCCAACAACGTGAACTATCGTCACACAAAGAGAAACAACAGAAACAGAGGCAGCCACCGCCGCCGTTGCCACCACCAGCGTCGCCTTTTATAAACCAACGTTCGTTCCCAACTCCTCCACCCGGGATACAGCCTAAAGTACAAAAGCTTAAACCCCCACCAGCTGGATCCTACTACATCTTATCTCCTGAGCCCCGGAGTCACTCTTTTAGGTCTACCCCACGTACCCGATCCGGGAGTTTCCGGTTCGACCAGCCTGCCCGACTCCGGCCCGAATGTGTTCAAACGGGGTGCTTCCCGTCGCCCTTGCTTAGGCGAAAAGGGAGCAAGAGGAGGACACAAAAACTCGAACCTGAACCTGATTATGTTTCGGACCTTGAGACACGGTCGCGATGGTCGGTGTCGAGCCGAAGGTCGGTTTCACCATTCTACAGCTCGCCGGCTTCATCCTTTTCATCATTCAGGTCATCGCCCCGACCTGTGGCTGATGTTGAATGGGCCGGGTTTGGatttttttga